One Streptococcus sp. VT 162 genomic window, AGATGAAAATAACGAATTATTATTAGAATAGAAAAATAAGTCATCAACAATACTACTAAAAGGAATGTACTTTTATAGTGTAATACTACTTCATCTCCTGTTATAGAAGATAAGGTTACGGATATAAAAGTATGAGTACTGTGATATAATAAAGACAATAGTAAACTGATAAAAATAGCTTTGTATTTTTCAGACTTCTTTAACTTTCTTAAATAAAGGTACACAACCAAAGGAAATAAAAATTTAGACAAAGCAAAACTATTAGAAAATACTAGTGTAATAATTTCTTCAAGTATAAAAACTGAGATACATGTGTAACAGAAAAAAACAATTTGTTCTTTTCTATTTATTTTACAAATCCATTCATAACTTTTGCTAATGATGAGAAAATAAAAAATAGCTATCCCTAATCCAAATAAATCCATTACTCTCTACCTTTATTTCATTACTTTCTTCTTGGAAAAATAAGATTACGAATTGTTTCTGAAATTCTCCAATCTCCACCCCGAATCTCCTGCAATTCTGCCTCTGTTACTTCTTTAAATTGTTCCAACTTTACTGTATTTTTCATAATGAAATCTCCTGTATTATTTTTTCTTGTAAGTTAACTTACACACCTATTATACAAAATGAAGACCATGTAAGAAAAAATTCTTCCCAACTGTACATTTTTGCACCTGAAACGCACTTTTTTAAGAAAAAAGCTGGGATTTACCCCAGCTTCACATCTAAAATTGATCCCAGCAGGATTCGAACCTGCGACCGTTCGCTTAGAAGGCGAATGCTCTATCCAGCTGAGCTATGAGACCTAACATGACCATTCTATCAAAAAACAAGAGCTAAGTCAATCTTCTATTTGTGGTAAGGAGAACCCTGTTGAATTGTAAAAGCACGGTAAATTTGTTCAACTAAAACCAATCTCATTAACTGATGTGGTAATGTCAGACGTCCAAAACTGACAGAAAGATTGGCCCTATTTTTTACAACAGGAGCTAGACCCAAACTTCCTCCAATGATAAAAGTAAGCGTTGAATATCCTTTGATAGAAGCTTGCTCTAGTTGCTTACTAAATTCCTCTGAGGAGAGTGTTTTTCCTTCAATGGCTAGTACAACGACAAAGTCTCTTTCTCCAACCTTAGAAAGAATTCTTTCACCTTCTGTTTCCAAGATTTTTTGGTTTTCTAATTCACTGGCTTTGTCAGGTGTCTTCTCATCAGTGAGCTCAATCATTTCTAATTTGGCGAAACGTGAAATTCGTTTGACATATTCAGCAATTCCATCTTTAAGGTATTTTTCTTTTAATTTTCCTACTGTTACAATTTTTATTTTCATTCTTCTATTCTATCATATCCACACTTCATTTCACATCTTATACACAAAAAAATAATTCAAAATTACTAGTGAATTCACAGAATAAAATGAGTTATCCACAACTTGTGTAAAACTTTAAGCTTTTAAGTTTGGATTAAGTTAATAGGTTTATAATCTGAGTAAATAAATAACAAACGGAGGCGTTTATGAAACACTTACAAAAATTTTACAAAAAGGGAGTTAAAGTTCTTGTAATCATTCTAATCGGATTTTTAAGTGGTGCCTTAGGAAGTTTCGTAACATTACAACTTTATCAAAAACAAGGAAATCAAGCTACGAATAATAATTCTGGCACTGTCACTCAAACATCCTATAAAAATGAAAACTCAACCACTCAAGCAGTAAATAAAGTTAAGGATGCTGTTGTCTCAATCATTACTTATTCTTCTTCTAGCAGTAGACAAAGTAGTGTATTTAATGGTGATGAAACTAATTCTGATTCAGACAATCAACAAATCGCAAGTGAGGGATCAGGTGTTATCTATAAAAAGGATGATAAAGATGCCTATCTTGTAACTAATACTCACGTTATCAATGGAGCTTCAAAAGTTGATATCCGCTTAGCAGATGGTACCAAGGTTCCTGGTGAAATTGTCGGATCTGATACCTTCTCTGATATTGCTGTCGTTAAAATTTCTTCAGAAAAAGTTACAACAGTAGCAGAATTTGGGGATTCAAGTCAACTTAGTGTTGGAGAAACAGCGATTGCTATCGGTAGTCCTCTAGGTTCAGAATATGCTAATACAGTTACACAGGGAATCATCTCGAGTCTTAATCGAAATGTTTCTCTAAAATCTGAAGATGGTCAAGCTATTTCAACAAAAGCCATTCAAACAGATACGGCCATTAACCCTGGTAACTCTGGTGGTCCACTTGTAAACATTCAAGGACAAGTAATTGGTATAACATCAAGTAAAATTGCAAGTAATGGTGGAACATCTGTAGAAGGTCTTGGTTTTGCAATTCCTTCAAACGATGCTCAAAATATCATTAAACAGCTTGAAAGTGATGGTAAAGTGACTCGTCCTGCTCTTGGAATTCAAATGGTCAATCTATCAAATGTTGGAGCTAGTGATCTTAGAAAACTTAACATTCCAAGTGGCCTCACTTCAGGTGTAGTTGTTCGATCTGTTCAAAACAATATGCCAGCAAATGGACATCTTCAAAAATACGATGTCATTACCAAAGTTGACGACAAAGAGATTGCTTCATCAACAGACCTACAACACGCTCTTTACAATCATGCTATTGGAGATACTATCAAAGTAACCTACTACCGTAACGGTAAGGAGGAAACTACCTCAATTAAACTAGATAAGAAT contains:
- a CDS encoding competence-stimulating peptide, with translation MKNTVKLEQFKEVTEAELQEIRGGDWRISETIRNLIFPRRK
- a CDS encoding rRNA methyltransferase (SPOUT methyltransferase family protein; crystal structure shows homodimer; in Escherichia coli this protein methylates pseudouridine at position 1915 of the 23S ribosomal RNA), with product MKIKIVTVGKLKEKYLKDGIAEYVKRISRFAKLEMIELTDEKTPDKASELENQKILETEGERILSKVGERDFVVVLAIEGKTLSSEEFSKQLEQASIKGYSTLTFIIGGSLGLAPVVKNRANLSVSFGRLTLPHQLMRLVLVEQIYRAFTIQQGSPYHK
- a CDS encoding serine protease, yielding MKHLQKFYKKGVKVLVIILIGFLSGALGSFVTLQLYQKQGNQATNNNSGTVTQTSYKNENSTTQAVNKVKDAVVSIITYSSSSSRQSSVFNGDETNSDSDNQQIASEGSGVIYKKDDKDAYLVTNTHVINGASKVDIRLADGTKVPGEIVGSDTFSDIAVVKISSEKVTTVAEFGDSSQLSVGETAIAIGSPLGSEYANTVTQGIISSLNRNVSLKSEDGQAISTKAIQTDTAINPGNSGGPLVNIQGQVIGITSSKIASNGGTSVEGLGFAIPSNDAQNIIKQLESDGKVTRPALGIQMVNLSNVGASDLRKLNIPSGLTSGVVVRSVQNNMPANGHLQKYDVITKVDDKEIASSTDLQHALYNHAIGDTIKVTYYRNGKEETTSIKLDKNSGDLES